The Tissierellales bacterium genome includes the window CTCTTTAAGTTCATCCCAAAAGTTTCCATTACCTAGGTTGTTAGTTCCTTCTGTGTTAACCGTCATAATTTCACTCTCCCTCTCATATATATTTATCGCTAAACCAAATCCCTTTATTTCATTGATTGAGCAGGATAAAACAATATTTCCATTTTAAATATTAATAATTTTCTGTCTTTTCAGATTATTGTAATGTTTAAAATCAAAACCCTCTAGCATCTTTTTGTAAAATATATTAGTAAAATTCAATAAATTATAAAAACAAAAACATCTACTACATTGAATTAGAAAGATTTTCCATCACGATTGAATTTAACGCAGTTCGTTTAAATGGTGAAAACAATGCATTAACTCACCTTTGTGAATTAATGCATTAAACTACCTTAATTCAAAACTCTCTTTGAAGCTCTTTATTCCAGGTATAAAGAAATCAATTATTCTTCTCTCTCCTACTTTTGCTTCTACTGTAACCGTCATTCCAGGAGTTATATCTACATCCTTATTGCCAATATGAATGAAATTCTTGTCCATTCTAACTTTAGCCTTGTAAACATATCCTAGCTGCTGATCTCTAACAGCATCGGGACTTATATAAACCACTTCTCCTTCTATGACACCATACCTTTGAAACGGAAAAGCATCGAATTTTATTTCAGCTTCTTGTCCTACCTCTATAAAGCCAATGTCCCTATTTAGCACAGAAGCCTCTATCACTAGTTCACTTCCATCTGGCACTATAGATACAATAGATTTTCCAGCAGCTACAACTCCCCCGATAGTATTTTCACTTATACTCTGAACTATACCATCTATAGGCGATACGATAGTCTGCTTCTCTATCCTCTTATTCACCTTTGAAAGTTCCTTTTCAAGCTGCTGTATCGCCTTATCTTTCTCGACTATTTCCTTCATATTACTCTTATTATAATCGGCAGCACTAAGCTTTTTTTGATTTCTCATACTAGCTATTCTCTGACTAGATATCTCTATATTCGTCTTTTGAACCTCAACTTCTTGAATCACAGAATCTAACTCTGCCTTCTTCGTATTGTATTGATATTCAGTTATACCATCATTCTCATAGAGCTTTCTATACTTATCTTCCTCATCTTCTAGCTTTCTGAGTTTGACATTCAAAGTATCTAGCTTTTTCTGTTCTCTCTCTAGTTCTTTCACACTCGATTTTATATTATTTTCAAGAGCTTCCTGCTTCTTTAAGTACTCCTCATCTTTTGCATCATTGTAACTTGACTGCATATCAAAGCTTTCCACATCAATTCCATTCGAATCTTCTATTTTTTCATCATTTCCATTTATCGTACCAATCAAAAGCTTACGCTCAAGTTTGGCAGTATTTAATGCAGTTTCAATCTTATCTTTTTCATCTTCTAAAATAGATGTATCGAATTTCATCAAAAGCTGACCAGCTTTAACATTTTGTCCTTCTTTTACATTTATATTTTCTATAGAACCACCTTCAAGAGACTGCATCACCTTTATATTACCGTTTGGTACAACTCTTCCCCTAGCTATAGAGACTTCATCTACTTTACAAAATATAGACCAAGTTATCGCACTAAGTAGTATAAGTGAAATAAGCCAAATCACAGCTTTACCAAGAGGTGATTCTGGTGTCTCTATGATCTCTAGCGCCGAAGGTAAAAATTCGGTTCTAATATCTTTTTCTTTAAAAAGCTTCATATCTCATATCTCCTCCAAATCCATACTTTAGTTTAGCTATCTTGTTGACTAAATAGATAGTGATAAAGACCCTTTCTCTCAATCAATTCACTATGTGAACCAACTTCCATTAGACTTCCCTTATCTAAAACCATAATAGCATCGCAATCTTTTATTGTAGAAAGTCTATGTGCTATTATAAGTACTGTACGTCCCTTACATATGTTAGCTAAATTCTTCTGTATGATATTCTCAGATTCATAATCTAGCGCCGATGTTGCCTCATCAAATATTAAAATTCTAGGATTTGTAATAAGCGCTCTTGCAATTGCTATTCTCTGACGCTGTCCTCCGGAAAGGGCCGTTCCCTTCTCTCCAACCTGAGTATCATATCCTTCTGGAGTAGCAAGTATAAACTCATGTGCTCCTGCTAATTTTGCACAGTGCACTATTTCGTCCATAGTAGCTTCTGGTTTGTGAATACAAATATTATCCTTTATCGTTCCACTAAACAAATAGTTTTCCTGAAGCACTACACCAATTTGCCTTCTGAGCCAGTGTGGATCTGCCATAGATATATCCACTCCGTCTATCATTATCTTGCCAGCTTCAGCTACATAGAGCCTTTGGACTAGCTTCAAAAGAGTACTCTTTCCTGAACCAGATCTTCCAACGACACCTACAGTCTTTCCAGCTGGTATTCTAAACGAAAGATTCTTGATAGCTTCTGGCGTATTTGGTCTATATCTATAGGTAACATTTTGAAACTCTATATTTCCCTTTATGCCTGGCAATCTAACCTTGCTACCATCGGCACTTGGTTCTGGTACTGAATTAAATATATCTCCAAGTCGCTCTATAGAAACACTCATCTGTTGGAACTCTTGCCATAAATTCACAAGTCTAAGTATCGGTCCACTTACTCTTCCAGAAAGCATTCTAAATGCAATCAACTGACCTACTGTAAGCTTCCCACTTATAACCATATGAGTACCTACCCAAAGTATAGCTAAATCAGTACCTCTCTGAATAAACTGAGCTACAGCTCCTGAAGTACCACCTGTTATCGACGTTTTAAACGATGAACCTGTATAATCGGCTACCTTATCTTCCCATCTCTTCTGGCTAAGTGGCTCTAGCGCAAAAGACTTTATAGTCTGAACTCCAGATACAGATTCTACTAGAAAACTGTGCATCTCTGCATTGTACTGGAACTTTTCCTTCAATTGATTTTTTAGTATCGGTGTAATAAATAGCGATAATCCAATAAATAGCGGGAGTGATAGCATTACTATATTGCTAAGAGTTTTGCTATACATATACATCACTACTATATACACTACTAAAAACATCAAATCTAGCACTGTTGAAAGAGGTGCTCCTGTCAAAAACCTTCTTACATTTTCAACCTCTTTAACTCTAGCTATAGTCTCTCCAACCCTTCTAACTTCAAAAAACTTAAGTGGAAGTTTAAATAAATGATTAAATATCCTAGAGCTAAGAATTACGTCGATTCTATTGGTAACATGTGAAAATACGTAATTTCTAGCAACTCCCATAAACATCTCAAATGTAATTACAATTATTAATCCTATCATAAGTCCATTTAGCGTCGTAAAACTCTTGTGAACCAAAACCTTATCTATAATTGCCTGTATAATAAGTGGCGATATAAGTCCTATTATCTGTAACATAAATGCCGCCATCAGAACATCAATAAATGACTTTTTGAATTTCAATATAGTTGGTATAAACCATTTCAATCCAAATTTTATATTTCTATTTTTGAAATCTTTATTTTTCATCAGTATTACTTTACCAGTCCAAATATCTCCAAGCTCCTCTGGAGTCATCTCCTCGGCAGCTTCTTTTTCTGGATCAAATACCATTACCTTATCTTCTCTAGCTCTTGCTAATACTATAAAATCCCCATCTTCATTTTCTATAAGTACTGGAAGAGGACACTTTATAAGCTTATTAAATTCCATCTGAGTCGACTTAGCTTTTAATCCAACTTTCTTGCTCACTAGCAATATATCCTTCTCGCCTAAGTCCTGCCCTTCGAGCGCAAACTCATGGTCTATCTGCTCTGGATTTAGTGCAACATGATTGAGCTGGGCTGCTATTATAAAACTGCTAAGTGACTTCTTCAATTCATTTTTTTCCATTCATCGCTCTCCTTTCATAACTAACTCCACTTGATTTAAACAAGTTTGCATTTACCTTTTGATGATATTAACATAGTTCATAATATTTTTCCACCTTTTTTCGTGAACTAGATCACATGTTCACAGCTTATTTTCACTTGTTAAATCCATCTGTTATCGTTTATAACTTGCTTTACCACGCTCAAGTAGCTGTCTTTTTTGTTCATTTTGTTCACAGTTAATTACGCATTAATATGAATTTATTCAATCGACATTTTCAAAACTCACGGTTTACACTGTGTATTTATTAATGATATCAAATTTAGAACCATTAGTACTCTACTTTTCAAAAATTGACAAAAATATGCAGAAAGAGAACATTTATTTACGATAGTTAAAATGAATTTTTCTTCATTCAGACAAAAAAATAGCCGAACTTACAAAGGAAACACTTTCCTTTTATAAATTCAGCTATTTTTTTACTTCCACTCATCAAAAAATCTCATCATCTCTTCATAAGTCGCACTTTGTAGTCTATATGCAAAATTATTTGGCACTGCCTCATTATAACCATTTGCAAAAGCACTTTTCAGCTCCTCTACACTAGCCAATCCCTGTTCTAATATATCTCTACTAAGTTGCTTTAGTCTATCCGTCGTCTTCTCAACACTCACATACGATGGTTCTTTAAACCCATCTACCTGAGTTTGAGTATCAATCCGCAATACAATTTCAGGTTCTTTCACTCTAAATGGCTCCGCTAAAAGCTCAAAATACAAGCTCTCACGCTGCGATTCGTGCTTTAGTTCTAATTTAGAAGAAAAATCTGGTTTTTCTAGTTTTTCAGCCTTGATTAATCTATCAAATTTTTCATCTAATCGATTTTCAAACCGTGCAGCTTCTTCTTGATACTTCTCTGGGAGCTGTGCTCTCAAACTGCGCTTAGCATTTTCATACGCTTCTCTCAGTTTTTCTAATTCTTCTTTGTCCCCATCTGCTAATTCTAATGTAATTTTTTCTATATAGTCAGCATACTCCTCCATATCGACTTCATCATCTAAATCAACTTCCATAACAGTACTACTATGAACTATATATTCTTGTTCCTTCAACACTTGCCGTAATTGCTCTTCTGTAGCGTCTGTAGAAGAACTTTGAGCATAAATTTCATGACGTGTAATTCTCGAAAACAACGCCCTGACTTCCTGATTTACAGATAAAAGCGAGCCATTTTTATTAGTGTAATTACCCAATCGGAATTTATTATCCTTAAACAAACTATCAATCTCTCTATCATGTAGTTTTTGAACATCAAATCGTCTCGCATTGTCATTTCTAGTCCCTGTGAACAACCATCCATTACTGTGACTCGTGCTTATTTTCATATCACGCCTCCTAATCTTAAACTCCAAACGCCTAAAGACGTGTGGTTCTTAGGTAATATAACTTCCTTTATGCTGTAAATTCATATTACTTTCCATCTTTAATTAATGATACCACAATAATTTACAAAAAAACTAAACTTGTGAAGATATATTCACTAAGTTCAGTTTTTTACCTCCACTCATCAAAAAATCTCATCATCTCTTCATAAGTAGCACTTTGTAGTCTATTTAGTATATCCACAAGAATCCACTGGCAAATAAGGAATATCCTCTGGTATACCTGCCGTTTTTCGTGGAGTATCCTCTCTCAGATGCCATTCATACCATCCTCCATCGTAAACACTTATATTTTCCCAACCCATAGCTGCCGCGTACATATAAGTTTCACTAGCTCTCCATCCAGTTCCGCAGTGGAAAGAAACATATTTATCTGGTGTAATTCCCCAATCAGCCCATCTTTTAGCTATCATATGATAGTTAAACATAGTATTATCTGGATTTCTATAATCCTCCATATGATATGGATCTGATCCAGCATAGCCAAATCTAGAATTCACTATATCTCCAGCTTCTCCTATATAAGTATAGCCACTCACATCACAAATATACTCTGGCCAACTTCTAATAGAAGCTATAACTGCATTCGGATCATCTATAAGCTTCATCTCATCATCTAAATCTATCATTACTTTAGGATTTGCTGGAACATCCGCTCCAAACTCTTTAGCTTTTTCAGGATTTACTACTCCAGATTCAAGTGGCATTTGATCTAAATTCCACCTCTCTATACCACCATTTAATATCCTAACATCCTCTACTCCAGCGTATTTCATAGTCACCGCACACCTAGATGCAGCTGTAGTATTCGGACCGTATATTACAACTGTAGTATCCTTTGTAATTCCAAGATCTGTTATCATCTGCTCTATAGTAGCATCATCAGGTCTATTCCAAAAATCCTCCTTCTGATCTTGAGGAACAAACTCATAATCTGCCAAATTTCTAAGTCCTATAATCTCATTTATAGTCTCGTCTACATGAACAGCTCCTTTTATATGTCCTTTTTCGTAATCAGCCTCTTGTTTCCCAAAACTAAGTTCCACTATCTTATAATCTCCGCCATCATAGGTATCTGGATTTTCTCCATCAACTAAGCTCTGTACCCACTCTGGATAGACCAAAAGTTCATAATGTTCCATCTTTTCCATAGGAAGAGATTCATCGCCGCTCCAAGCTATAGCTCCTCCCTCTAATACTGAAATATCTTCATAGCCTAGCGAATTAAGCTCTTTTATGATGCTCTCATCGACACTAGAATCATCATACAAAACTATACTCTTTTCAGTATCAATATGCCTTCTATCTAGCTCTCCCTTAGTATCTTCATCGCTATCAAGTATATCAAACCAATCAGCAGGAAAATCGACAGCTCCCTTTATGTGACCGCCCCTACTTGCATCTATCTGCCAGCCTATATACTCAGCCTCACTTCTAAGGTCTACAAATAACGTATCTTCATCTCCTACAACTGCCTTAGCATCAGCTATACTCATAGTTTTGTAACTTACATCAGAATCAGATATAGCTTTATCAGATTGTACTGCATTTTCACTCGAATTCTTTGATTTCGTCTCTGCCACTACCTCGCTAGACTTACTTTCATTTGAACTACTTTCACTCGCGTTACTAGAACATCCACTCGCACTTATTAAAAGCGCCGCACTTAATACATACATCAAATACTTCTTAAACTTCATCTTTTAAAATCCTCCCTCGTAATTTATATGCCAAAACCCCCGCCATAGAACATGAAATTCCATAGCTCAAAAAATTATTCATAAATTTATTAGAAACATGACTCGCATAACACTTTACCAATTCACTGATAAATGATTCACTCATAACTCTTTCAAATCCGCCAAAACAAATCGCAGAAACAAAATATCCCCAAATCGGAATAATAAAACTCAGCACCATAATTCTGATAGCTATATTTCGAAACACTCTATTTGAAAAAACAGTTCCAGCTACAAAACCTTCCATCATCGGAATAAGTGCAAGTATCATTCTATAACTCAAACCACTATCTACATACATCCACGTGGCGCTAAAAATGCCACCAATCATCGCTCCTGCAATCGGCCCTAAAAAAGCCCCTACAATAGCAGTTCCTAAAATACTCGTCGCTATTACAGCTGGCAAACTTATGTATATTCTCGACAACGCCACTAATACATTTATCAAAAGTCCCAATATAACAATAGAAACTACAAAAAACTTTTTATATTTCATAATATCTCCTAAATGCAAAATTACAAATTTTCCCTTATAAACATATCACAGATCATCCAATATCGCGATTATTATAAACATTCTCTATGCATTTTGTTTTCCTATAAATAAATCTAATCACGAATAAGTTACCTTAAGACGGTGCCTGGCACCACCTTAAGGTAACTTATTGGCGATTAATTTTGCACAAAAAAATAGGCAACCCTTGATTTCTCGCTAGAGCTGCCTTTTAATACGAATTAATATTTTCATCTATCATGCTTTGGTGGACTCACCTCTTTCTGACTAAATTTCCTTGATACTCCTGTTAATTAGGAATTGATTAACTTTGTTTGCTTTTATCATCTCCTTTTTTTGTATTGTAATGAGTATATACCCGCACGCTTTGGGTTAAAACAATTTTTTTGAAAAATAATTTTTAAGATATAAAAGCCAAAAATAAACACCGATAATTCACTATGTTAATTTTCTGTAATTGCACCGAATAATCTTGATTATTGTATCTAATAAGCATATACTCATATTGTACATAAAATCACTAAAATACAAAGGGAGATGTTTTTAATATGAAAGATTCAAGCAAAAAAAACGTTATAATAGCAATATTAGCCTTAGTATGCATACTAAGTATAGGATCACTAGTTTTTGCAAATATGCCAAATAATAATCCGAGCGATGAAAATACTCCATCAACTGAAGACAATTTAAAAGAAAACGATGAAAAATACGATGATGTAACATTAGCTGACCTACCTGCAATAATTGAAAAAGAATTAGAAAAAGCTGCAAAAGAAGTAGAACCCGAAATGAAAGAGATGCAAAAAACTGTAGCTACTGAAATCGATAAAGCTATGAGTGATATAGACCCTGATTTGATCAAAGATTCAATCAATGAAGCATTCGGATCTATTGATGTAGATGACTATGAATTCGATGATACTAAAGATCCTGAAAATGGTAAAAAATTCAAACTTGAAAAAATCGACTTATCTGATGGCTCTGTAGTAGCTACTATAAATTCACATAATGCCATAAAAAAATTCACCCTAAAGACATTATCTATGGATAAATGGAAATATACAGACTCTACTTATGAAAACTATAATATAGATACGCCTATATTTGAGCTTAGATTTAGTCAAACCGAAACACCTCAAGAACTAAATAAAAACCAAGATTTATCAAAATACTATACGAATCAAGTCATAACTATATACAAAGATTCTAATACAGTGAAAATAAATATGAACGATATGATTACTAATTATTTTCAACTTCCAGATGATGCATTAAGTAAAATCATAGAACTAAAAAATAGTGAAAAATAAATCCCTCACTATATAGAAACGTAAATACTTTCTAATTTGTAAACCTCAATTTCAAAAAAAATAAAAAAAATTTAAAAAAAGGTGTCTTTCCCAGAAAAATCATTGTAACTAAAACAATTTTTCTATGAAAAAGACACCTTTTGTTATTGTAAATTTAACTAAGCTATCAATCTATTTCAAGACAATTTAACTAATTTACTCTACTGCACTCGTAATTATCTTTTGAATATCTTCCATCACCTTCGTAAATTTGAACTCAGCTTGAAAGAAGTTTGCCAATTTAGGATTTACTATGCACGAGTGATACAACTCTTGACTAGCTCTAACTTTCTCTTCGTCAATTTTCTCACCTCTAGCAGTAGCTCTTTGAATCTCAAACTGCATCACCTTAAGTTCCTTAACCATGTCCTCTGCTTCTTTGTCACCCTCCACTTCAGCGATAGCATTTTTAAAAGCTTTGTACTCATCGCTTTCTTTTATTGCTTCCGCTAATTTGTTTGCTTGATCTTGTAATTTCATTGCCTTTCCTCCTAAATATTTTATAGATAAATATTCTAGTACTTTTAATATTTCATACTAGTAAATCTTTTTATATTACCTATAGACTAGCACGGCTCTATTTCTCCAAAAGGATTGTCCTCAGGATTAAATATCTCTCCAATAGGATTTTCAGTATTTCCGCTTTGTGAGTCAACAACTCCTACGCCACTATCCCCTTCGAATATAGCCATATCGTGTATAAGTTTATCTATTTGGCTAACTGTAAATTGATTTTTTACACCACCAAGTCCCTCATTTATTCCTATTTTATGTTCATCACCAGCAAACCAATCCTCTATAGTTATTGCACTATTGTTCTTATCCTTAAATGTAATAGTCAAATCGTCATCTTGCTTCTCAAGTTCAATATTCGATGTGAAAAATGCAGCATCATTCATTATAATATTTTCATTAGCTCCATTTTCAGTGTATATCGTCTTGTGTCCGCTTGAATCTTTATCGATATGGTACAAATCATTGCCTGCGCCACCTTCTAATCTCACATCTCCATTTCCAGCATACAAATTATCATTTCCATCTCCACCGTAGAGCTCATCATTTCCGTCTCCACCATATAACTTGTCATTTCCTATGCCTCCATAAAGTTTATCAGCTCCGCCTAGACCATGTAATTCATCATCTCCAACTTTACCATACAACTCATTAGCCTTCTCATCACCTCTGATGACATCGTTAGCTAGACCTTTAGCTCTTATCTTTTCTGTGAAATCATATCCATCAGATGACACGATATCCATTTTGTGATCTGCTCCTGCAAACCAATCGCTTACAGTAAGTCTTCCGCCGTCTTCACGAACAGAATTGATAACCAAATCCTTGCCATTTCTATCAAATGTCAAATCATCTGAACCTAATCCTTCAAACACTATTTTGTCATTTCCAGCTGCCGGGTCGTATATAGAATCGTCGCCAAAATCATGTCCACTGAATCTATAAGTATCATCACCTAGACCACCAAACATTTTGTCATCTCCAGCGCCACCTATTAACTCATCGTTGCCTATTCCTCCGGC containing:
- a CDS encoding type I secretion system permease/ATPase, which produces MEKNELKKSLSSFIIAAQLNHVALNPEQIDHEFALEGQDLGEKDILLVSKKVGLKAKSTQMEFNKLIKCPLPVLIENEDGDFIVLARAREDKVMVFDPEKEAAEEMTPEELGDIWTGKVILMKNKDFKNRNIKFGLKWFIPTILKFKKSFIDVLMAAFMLQIIGLISPLIIQAIIDKVLVHKSFTTLNGLMIGLIIVITFEMFMGVARNYVFSHVTNRIDVILSSRIFNHLFKLPLKFFEVRRVGETIARVKEVENVRRFLTGAPLSTVLDLMFLVVYIVVMYMYSKTLSNIVMLSLPLFIGLSLFITPILKNQLKEKFQYNAEMHSFLVESVSGVQTIKSFALEPLSQKRWEDKVADYTGSSFKTSITGGTSGAVAQFIQRGTDLAILWVGTHMVISGKLTVGQLIAFRMLSGRVSGPILRLVNLWQEFQQMSVSIERLGDIFNSVPEPSADGSKVRLPGIKGNIEFQNVTYRYRPNTPEAIKNLSFRIPAGKTVGVVGRSGSGKSTLLKLVQRLYVAEAGKIMIDGVDISMADPHWLRRQIGVVLQENYLFSGTIKDNICIHKPEATMDEIVHCAKLAGAHEFILATPEGYDTQVGEKGTALSGGQRQRIAIARALITNPRILIFDEATSALDYESENIIQKNLANICKGRTVLIIAHRLSTIKDCDAIMVLDKGSLMEVGSHSELIERKGLYHYLFSQQDS
- a CDS encoding rhodanese-like domain-containing protein → MKFKKYLMYVLSAALLISASGCSSNASESSSNESKSSEVVAETKSKNSSENAVQSDKAISDSDVSYKTMSIADAKAVVGDEDTLFVDLRSEAEYIGWQIDASRGGHIKGAVDFPADWFDILDSDEDTKGELDRRHIDTEKSIVLYDDSSVDESIIKELNSLGYEDISVLEGGAIAWSGDESLPMEKMEHYELLVYPEWVQSLVDGENPDTYDGGDYKIVELSFGKQEADYEKGHIKGAVHVDETINEIIGLRNLADYEFVPQDQKEDFWNRPDDATIEQMITDLGITKDTTVVIYGPNTTAASRCAVTMKYAGVEDVRILNGGIERWNLDQMPLESGVVNPEKAKEFGADVPANPKVMIDLDDEMKLIDDPNAVIASIRSWPEYICDVSGYTYIGEAGDIVNSRFGYAGSDPYHMEDYRNPDNTMFNYHMIAKRWADWGITPDKYVSFHCGTGWRASETYMYAAAMGWENISVYDGGWYEWHLREDTPRKTAGIPEDIPYLPVDSCGYTK
- a CDS encoding HlyD family type I secretion periplasmic adaptor subunit — protein: MKLFKEKDIRTEFLPSALEIIETPESPLGKAVIWLISLILLSAITWSIFCKVDEVSIARGRVVPNGNIKVMQSLEGGSIENINVKEGQNVKAGQLLMKFDTSILEDEKDKIETALNTAKLERKLLIGTINGNDEKIEDSNGIDVESFDMQSSYNDAKDEEYLKKQEALENNIKSSVKELEREQKKLDTLNVKLRKLEDEEDKYRKLYENDGITEYQYNTKKAELDSVIQEVEVQKTNIEISSQRIASMRNQKKLSAADYNKSNMKEIVEKDKAIQQLEKELSKVNKRIEKQTIVSPIDGIVQSISENTIGGVVAAGKSIVSIVPDGSELVIEASVLNRDIGFIEVGQEAEIKFDAFPFQRYGVIEGEVVYISPDAVRDQQLGYVYKAKVRMDKNFIHIGNKDVDITPGMTVTVEAKVGERRIIDFFIPGIKSFKESFELR
- a CDS encoding YlbF family regulator encodes the protein MKLQDQANKLAEAIKESDEYKAFKNAIAEVEGDKEAEDMVKELKVMQFEIQRATARGEKIDEEKVRASQELYHSCIVNPKLANFFQAEFKFTKVMEDIQKIITSAVE